The DNA segment GAAGCTCAAACCCGCTGAACACTCCGTGATTCCAGATCGAATCGAAGCCGGCACTCTGATCATCGCAGGAGCCATCGCCGGCGGAGACGTCACGGTCAGCGACTGTGTCCCCGAACACCTTGATGCATTGTTGAATAAGCTTCGCGAAGCCGGGTACGGGATCGAAACCGCGGCGAACTCGGTGCGAATTCGGTCAACCGGGGGCGCGCGCTGTGTGGACGTTACGACGGCTCCGCATCCTGGTTTTCCTACCGATCTTCAGGCGCAATTTATGGCGCTGATGTGTGTTAGCGAAGGCGTCAGTGTTATCACCGAAACAGTTTTTGAAAATCGATTCATGCACGTAACTGAGCTTCAGCGCCTCGGCGCCGACATCACTCCGAAAAGTCGCGTCGCGGTTGTTCGTGGAAAGCCTGGCGGACTAGAAGGCGCTCCCGTGATGGCGACAGATCTTCGTGCCAGCGCAAGTCTTGTCCTCGCGGGCCTGGCTGCTCGCGGTGAGACAGTGGTTGGTCGCATTTATCACTTAGATCGCGGCTATGAAAATCTCGAACTTAAACTGGCATCGCTAGGCGCATCGATCGAACGAATCAAATCAGATGACAGAGAACCCGCCGAAGCCTAGGCAAAAAAAAACCCCAACTCCGGAGGGGCCAGAGGAGGGGTCAAGGCTGACTTCTGAGGGGAGAAGTCAGAGCCGAGACTCTCTACCGAAAAAGGAGGGGCCTCTTCGGCGGAGGATTTTGCCGCTTACGCGACAAAACGACTCGAACACAAATTTAGCGGTGGGGGTCGAAACCTAATCTACTTGCGCAGATTCTGTCGCGAAGGTCTCACCGATCGGACCCGAAGCGGCCTGCTGATCACGAGCTCTTGAAAGCCCTGAAATCAGCAGAATCGCAACGATGTACGCTGTGATCAGGAGAGGGGTTATCCAGCGACGGGTCGGACTTTGAGCAGATATCTTTGTTGCCAACATTTCAGTCATACGTCCGTAGCCAGGGTTCCCGATCACACCGTCGTCCGATTACCGGACGACCGATTCTTTATGGTTTAGCAATCATCGGGCCAATCGAGACGAATGCGATTCATGACCTCAAGAGCCGCGCGCTTTGTAAGATTCTTTGTCTGCTCAATCCTAGACGACCGTCGCGGTGCACATCTGTAATTCGTCCTCTAGAATAAACGTCTGATCAGAAAAGGTTCGGTTCCAAATGAAAACTGGAATTCGACTTTGGTACTGAATTGGAACCACGCCGAACAAGAGGATAGCGCGAACGTGACGGGCGACAAGGCTCAAAAATCAGGAACCAAAACTTGGATTGTCCGGGATCGTGACGGGAAAATTTATGGTCCCTTCAACACCGATCAAGTTCTTGTTCAAATTGATCGCGGCTATTTCATGGGCGGCGAAGACGTCGCGCTTTATCCGGGTGGCAAGTGGATTCCGATTTCGAACGCGCCGGAGTTTTACGACCGCCTGTTGGATGCGCTCTCTCAGGAATCTGCCGACAAGGCTGCCGAAAAAAATCTCGAACGGAAGAAGCCCGATCGTGCGAACCACAAGAATGTAGGCGCTCAGAACGACGATCGCTCGGGCATGGGTCAAAACCAGAACACTAACCAAAAAGGCGGCGCGACCGATGCGAAAACGGAGAAGTCTGGAGATCCCGGCAACGCACTTGCTGTCACGAGACCGGCTGCGCCGATTGAAATTCAAAACAATCTTCCCGCAATTGCAAACCGTGGAAAGCAAAATCAAGATCTTCCGGCCGTCATCGAGCTCACCGATCTAAAAAAGCTAGAAAATCTTGAAGACGAAGCGGAAGAAGAAAAGCGCTCACCGCTGCCGATTGTCTTGGTGCTTTTGGGACTGGCCGCTGCGGCAGTCGTATTTTTTCAAGAGGAAATTTTTGGTCCTGCCCAAACGACCGCAGGTCGAATTCGCTTGATCGCACCTAGAAAAAATCAAGCCGAGATGCCGATCGAGAAAATCAAAGACAAATATCGTCGCGCGATTGCTGCGTTTCAGACGGATCTTTTTAGCGGCTATCAACGGGCGCAAAGTGAGCTAGTTGAGGTCGTCGAAGGCCTGCCGAAAGATCCCGAAAAAGCTGCCGAAACAGTGGAAGTCTATTCGACTCTCTGTTTGTCCTACCGCGAACTCTGGCCCTATTCCTATCAAGATGCGCAAGACATGAGGGTTTTGCGAGAGGTTTTGCAAGACGCCAAGCGCTTGGATCCTGCTGGCCTCCACGGTGCAACTTGCGAGGCGGTTCAACTTCTCCTCGCGGGTCGATATCGCGAAGCGGATCAGCTTGCAGCAAGTCGATTAGAGGAAGAGGGGCAGGCCCCCGTGCTTTTTGAAATGCGGGCCGACGCGTATTTAAGTGTCCGCGACAATTCGAATGCCGCGATCTATTTCGAACGAGCACGGCTGCTGTGGCCGGCCTGGCAGAAAATCGCAGTTGGCGAAGCGCGCGCGCGGACAAGAGCAAAAAACTTTGGTCAGGCGATGACGCTTTACCGCGGCGTCATTCAACAGGTCCCTACTCATCCTGTGGCGAAAATCGAACTTGGGTTGATTGAGTTCAAAGAGTTCGACAAACAAGACCAAGCGATTCAGCTTCTTTCGTCGGCTCTGAATGGGGACGAAAAAATCCCGCGCACCGTCGAGTCTGCGGGTTGGTTGGGTATGGCCGAAATTGCTCTTCGACGAAATCAACGAAAGCTGGCGACCGAGCACGCGCGAAAAGCTTACGGTCTAAATACAGGAAGCATTGAAGCTCGCGATTTTTTGTCGAAGTTAGCGGGTGAAGCCGAAGTCAAGGGAACAAAAGTTGCCGCGCGAGAGCTGGTGTTCCTCGGTGATCAACATGCCAAATCCGGCGATTGTTTTCAGGCACAAGCGGAATATAAAGCGGCGTTCGATGCGGAACCAAAAAACGGCGTTGCTGCAATGAAAGCCGGAAAGTGTCTTTGGCAGTTGAACCAATCGGCAGAAGCCATCGAGTGGATGAAAAAAGCAATTTTTGCGGAGCCCAAGCTATCGGCCGCCTATGTCGAACTCGCAGACTATTTCGCTCTTCGCTATGACTATCAATCTGCGTTTAAAATTTTGCAGCGGATTCAGCAACAGCAACCCAACAACTATGAGGTTATGCGTGGGTATGCTCTAGTTGAACTTCGCCGAAACAATTTTGAAGGAGCCGTTCAATATGGCAATCGGGCACTTAAACTTTACGGCACAGATCTAGATACATTTCTGTTGATGGCCAAAGCGCATTTCGGTCTAAAGCAGTTAGCAGAGGCGCAGTCGTTCGCGCAAAAAACATTGGAAATCGATGGCGGAAACGTTGAGGCGCACAGTCTTCTAGGAAAAATCGAAGCCGGAATTCGCGGCGTCGAGCAGGGCGCAGCATATCTGACCAAGCTAATGAACCAGATTGTACTTTCGCGGGGTGCGGCTGTGCCGCCGGCCGCAATCGCTTACCGTGTGGCACTGGCAGAAATCTATATGTATGACGATAAGCTTCCCGAAGCCGAGCAAGCGGCGAGACAGGCCGTTTCATTGGACCCCAACAGCAAAGAAGCGCTCGTGACATTGGGAAGAATTCTTCAGGGCCAAGCAAAGGTCCGCGACTCATTAGAAATGTACTTGAAGGCGGCGGTTTTAGATCCCGCAGACGCAGATCCGATTTTTTATGCCGGCCATGTTTATATTGAAGTGGGAAAATTCGCCGATGCAATTGCTCAATTTCAGCGAGTACTGAAAGTGAATCCGCGGTACCCGCGGGCACATGCGTCGTTAGGCCGCGCCTACTTGAGGCAAAATCAGTTTCAAGAAGCGCTCAATGAAGCGAAAAATGAACGCGATATGAATCCCGAACTTGGCGAAGCGTACTTGCTAGCGGGTGATTCGTTTTACGGATTACGCCAGTACTCGAACTGCACAAGTGAATATCAAAAAGCGATTTCAAAAGGTGCAAAGAGTGCGAACGTTCTTGTGAAAATGGCTCGCTGCGCGCGTCTTAGCGGGTCATCAGAGTCGGCGCAGTCTTATTTGCGAGAGGCCCAGTCGCTGGAAAGTGGAAACCCTGAAGTTTACAAAGAACAAGGCGCGCTTTTCCATGGCAAGGGTCAAGCAGACGAGGCAATTGCGGCGTACGATACTTATTTGCGATTGGTGCCGAGTGCCGATGACAAAGCAGAAATTGAAGATCGAATTCGAAAAGTTCAGTCGGGTGATTTCAACGTTGAAGGACCATAAGGAGTCGAAGTATGACAGAGTTTGCGGGGAGTCTTCGCGGCATGCAGGATCGCTTTCAAACAGGCATTAAACAAACATCGTCGAGCTTCGCCCTACAGGCGCTTCGCTTGTTTTCGGGTGCGGTATTGGGATTCACTATTGGACTGGTTGTCCAAGAAGTTTTGGGGCAACCCAACGAAATAACCCTGGCCTTTGTCTTTTCGTTTCTTACGGTACTGGGGGCTTTCTGGCGAGTTTCCAGGGGCTGGGGTTTCCCGACTTTGCTCGTCTTTGACCTCATCGCGGCGCTGGTAGGACTTTTGTTGCGTCTTTATGTCATGGTCGCGCCGGGCGCCTAAAAATTAGCTACTTTCTTAGTCAAACTGGGTACCAAACTTGAGTGCCCGCTTGGATAGCCACTTTCACTTGCTTCAGTGGCAAAACCTCACTACTCTAGCGCTTCTGTTTCTGGAGAGGTGGCCGAGTGGTTTAAGGCACCGGTCTTGAAAACCGGCGAGGGAGAAATCCCTCCGTGAGTTCGAATCTCACCCTCTCCGCCATTCTGATTCAACGATATAGCGGCTTATTGCCGAGCCGACATGATTGTGGCCGCGACGTCGTTCCAGTTTGCGCGTGCTCCGAGCCGAGCTACGACGGACAAGTGTCCGAAATAAACACGCATACCAAATAGAAAAGCTGGCGGAAAAACGACTCGGCGAGCCTTTTCGTTTTGAAGAATCGTTTCCGATAGCGCCAGCATCTGCATTCGTATGACATCTTCAGAAAGCGCCTGATGGGCGGGATGTGTCCAGCTGCCTGCTCCTGCTCGGACAATCTCTTTATACTGTTCGAAGTACACGGGGTCTTGGTCACTTTCCGAAATCCGAAATGCCGAACGATAAATGTCGAAGGACTTCTGAGTGCAAGCTTGAATCAACATGTTCCAGGTGCGCTTTGCTTCAGCGTCCCACTGAATTGTCGAGCCGAAATCCAAGCAGTAAATTCCGTTATCGCTAAAAATGAAATTCCCGGGGTGAGGATCAGAATTGAAGTCGGCGTCCCGACACGAACCCACCACGAATCGCACGAGCGACTCGCCCCAGAAATCCATCTTTTTTTGGTCTCGAGAAGAAATCGCTTCTTCCAAAGACAGCCCGTCAACCTTTTCCAGGACTAGAAGTTCTTCCGAAGTGAACGCGGAATAAACTTTCGGGATGTGAATCGAAGTATCGCCGCAAAAACGTAATCTAGCGCGCTCCATCGACGCCGCCTCAAGATTAAAGTCGCACTCTGCTAACATTTGCCGTTCAAGTTCGTCCAAGAAAGGCTTGATTTGGATCGCGTGCGCGCCCCGTTTTGGAGCTAGCAAAGTGATTAAGTG comes from the Deltaproteobacteria bacterium genome and includes:
- a CDS encoding tetratricopeptide repeat protein, whose amino-acid sequence is MVLNWNHAEQEDSANVTGDKAQKSGTKTWIVRDRDGKIYGPFNTDQVLVQIDRGYFMGGEDVALYPGGKWIPISNAPEFYDRLLDALSQESADKAAEKNLERKKPDRANHKNVGAQNDDRSGMGQNQNTNQKGGATDAKTEKSGDPGNALAVTRPAAPIEIQNNLPAIANRGKQNQDLPAVIELTDLKKLENLEDEAEEEKRSPLPIVLVLLGLAAAAVVFFQEEIFGPAQTTAGRIRLIAPRKNQAEMPIEKIKDKYRRAIAAFQTDLFSGYQRAQSELVEVVEGLPKDPEKAAETVEVYSTLCLSYRELWPYSYQDAQDMRVLREVLQDAKRLDPAGLHGATCEAVQLLLAGRYREADQLAASRLEEEGQAPVLFEMRADAYLSVRDNSNAAIYFERARLLWPAWQKIAVGEARARTRAKNFGQAMTLYRGVIQQVPTHPVAKIELGLIEFKEFDKQDQAIQLLSSALNGDEKIPRTVESAGWLGMAEIALRRNQRKLATEHARKAYGLNTGSIEARDFLSKLAGEAEVKGTKVAARELVFLGDQHAKSGDCFQAQAEYKAAFDAEPKNGVAAMKAGKCLWQLNQSAEAIEWMKKAIFAEPKLSAAYVELADYFALRYDYQSAFKILQRIQQQQPNNYEVMRGYALVELRRNNFEGAVQYGNRALKLYGTDLDTFLLMAKAHFGLKQLAEAQSFAQKTLEIDGGNVEAHSLLGKIEAGIRGVEQGAAYLTKLMNQIVLSRGAAVPPAAIAYRVALAEIYMYDDKLPEAEQAARQAVSLDPNSKEALVTLGRILQGQAKVRDSLEMYLKAAVLDPADADPIFYAGHVYIEVGKFADAIAQFQRVLKVNPRYPRAHASLGRAYLRQNQFQEALNEAKNERDMNPELGEAYLLAGDSFYGLRQYSNCTSEYQKAISKGAKSANVLVKMARCARLSGSSESAQSYLREAQSLESGNPEVYKEQGALFHGKGQADEAIAAYDTYLRLVPSADDKAEIEDRIRKVQSGDFNVEGP